The Vulpes vulpes isolate BD-2025 chromosome 1, VulVul3, whole genome shotgun sequence genome contains the following window.
ccTCTTTTGCCTACTCACTCTGCTCCTCTAAGGACATATCCAATTTTTACCTTCATTCTTAAATGGACCAATAATGAAACTGAGATAGAAGATGTTCTACTTGCTGGGAACATGGGGGCCCAGGGTCAAAGATGAGAATACCTGAAAGGCACAGCTTTAACATAAATATCATGGCACAAAATGAGAGATGGATGTTAGGAGATAAATTGAGATGAGGAGAGACAAGTTTAAAATATACATCTCTATGCCTATCTTAATTTTGTTCCTCTTCTACTGCTACAAAGATACAGACATAAATACACAACATATTTGCTCACCCAACTTGCCATTTCCTGGTGGTTAAAAACACAGGGACTTTTCCACAACCCATCCCTGACCCAGCAGCCATACCTACCTTCGGGAAATCAGACGCTAGAAGTGACTGCCTACTGACCTCCAAGGTGCTCATCATTTCTTTGGTCTCTGTGGCTTCTATCCCTGCCTCCCTGAGGCAGAGATGTCTTTTGTAGTCCTTCCTTCTGGAATTTCGGACTTTGGCAACTGCTcctgaaaagaaaggaagagaggtagGCAAGAATCAGTAAATGTCTTCATAGGCATCCTTGTGTAGGTAGGCTATAGGAGAGCTGGGGAGTTATCAGGGATGGAgcatcagagaaatgaaagaaaaggatacCTCCAAATGGTTGATTTTACCTCTTTGCAATCTTTCTCTGTACCCTTGTATCATGTAACTCTGCCTCTGTTTTCACCCTACTTATTTACTTCCCTTAAACATGCTCATTTCCATTGCTTTCTACAAAATACCTTTCTCTCCTGATCCTCCACAAGTGGAAATAACAAAAGCCTGTAAAGCCTTTATTCTATACATATAGATACAAGTTACCTTCTATTCTCTTGCATGCAACAAAGACTTTGTGATATCTTTTGTGTACCTGCATTAAAGTAAGCTCTGTGAAGATAGGCAGCTTGATTTATAGAATTTCATGTCCAAATGCTTGTACACGTGGAAGTGCATAACCAGCTAAAGAGATAGCggcaagagaaagggaagaggaagagagaaaaaaaacccaaaagaataaaattcttcaAGAATGGAGATTTAAGAATGAATATTGCCCAGCATTGATGGGAGTAGAGAAATTTAGTCTTGAGGAAATAGAAGGAGGATCTATTTGTAATGACAGAAAATTGATGAGAGGAATGAAGACAGGGATGCACTGAGTGGGagacacacttaaaaaaaaaaaacactattttttaatatgtaaaagtatgcaaaaggaaaaaaaaaaccctggtcTATAATTCCACAACATGATAATCGTTACTgacataaaattacatattttacatgtgtgtacatattttatatgtgcatgaaatatttatattttatataaaatacattttattgtcaggatgttgaaacaaaaaatacagaataaaaagtGAAAGCATTCCTCTTCCTTCCATCAACAGAAactgtttttgcttttagtttcCTTTCAGAAATCAAACTGGCAACTTGACTTAGGTTTCTGATGAGGTGACAAGAGGATGTTGGGCCAGATCAGAGATTTGGGGTTTGACTGATTTCAACATGCCTATGAAATCTGGCTCGAAGGGAAAAGGTAACCATCTGAATATCAAAGTTCCCAAAGCTTTTGATTGCTAACTCTAAGGTCAGTTTATCCCCATTCCCAACCTGTTTTTCTTTCAGGAGCTTCAGGGGCAATGTGTCCCCTTCCCGGCCTGACACTATTATTCCAGAATGCTGTTGAACTGAAGAGGTTACTGGCAGCCTCGGTATGCATTCATTGCCATAGACAGTGCTTTGTATACAAAGATCCAGGACATAAGCAGGGATAGTTGGTTTCTGGAGTGCTAAGTACCCAACAAATACGGTCAGCAATTTGTAGCTTTTACTCACTTATAAATCGTTGAGTATTCacaatcagttaaaaaaaaaaaaagctactattACCACGTTGattcttttaacaaatttttattgagcaAATTATGCGTGTCTGGCATCTGTGCGCTGGGGATACAATGATAAAAAACCATAAGCAAAGACAGCCTTCCTGCTCTGGAGAGTTTATGATCTAGTTGTGTGGAGAGGAATAGATTgatcaaataaacatataaatgtaGAACCATACTGTGCAGTGAAAACATACATGGTCCTTTGAAAGTGTAAGGGTTGAGGGCAAATGAgcatggcaatttttttttaatggtagagGTTCATTATCAGTTCAACTGCTTGGCTTCCCAATGAATACTGTTAGCATATACATAATTTTTCTGGTTAAAAATgacatattattataaaataaaactctaaagaaATGTGTTCACAATTACAAACTATTTTCATTGGTCCATGTTCTCACAAAATTGTTAATAAATGTAGACCTTGCTTAGGTTCTCTCTTATCCCAGGCTTGGTAGGTATGTTTTGTTAATGTGAGAACCAAGgtttaggaatatatttttttaagtaagctctaggcccaccatggagcttgaactcatgacctcgatatcaagagtcacatgctctaccaactgagccagccaggtgtcccaggaatatatttttcaaaaccatCTCACTTTCTTTATAGGCAGTCTCCTCTCTGAACCTGcctccacttttttcttttctaaatatacaCTTAATGTCCCTGTTGGATGCCTGTATCTGTAGGTCCAACCCTTCCTGCAACCCCCACCCAACACCTTACCATTCTTCTTCAGTCCCTGAACCTGGCAGcctgaaaaatgaatatatatcctGACATGCTTTGATACCAAAGCATTAGCTAACTTTTtgacttttttaatttttttttagagagatggAGCTGTATTAGGTACAATGGGAATACTTACGAGAAAGGTTAAGAGTCTTATATGCCCTGAAGCTCGCTGTGAATAGGAGAAAGATGGCTTAGAAAGCAAGAGGTCTCCATTCACAAAGCCAATGGGAATTTTGGGGGGTTATTTACACAACTTAGGTAAAATTAGATGTTTGCCCGAATTTAAACCTAACTACGGATAATGCATTCTCATAGTTAAGGGAGTCCAATAAAAACTTTTCGGATGTTTGCAGAATTTTAAAGTAGTTATATATGATATCATAAGTGACCTGTAAAGATTAGAGCCCCCTCCTTGCATGTGCCTTTGTATCCAAAGGTGAACATTTATTCAGTGCTGTGAgagtatttaataaaaagaaatagggcCTATCTTTAGGCGCTGGCAACTGGGTTAGAGTTCTGCCTTTCCTTTCACAGGGCTTCTCTGGATAGGCTCCAGAGCTAGATCCCACTGATCAAAAAGGGATCACACTTCCTGCCCAGACTAAAGGCTCTCCCTCTGCTAGTTCAAGGCAGATATGAAGAATGCCATTGCTTCTTACAAGTAggcattattttagaaaaagcctgaagttttcaagaaatagaagagaaacagCTCAAAGCACTCCAGCCCCGACTACTTGAATTATTTCTGTACTTCCTAGattttgtctctcttcctttccctaccCTTCCCAAGAGTCCCCCTCCTAACCTAAAGAAAGATTCTGACTCCCTTGGTGAAGGAGTAAAGGTATGAGTGAGATCTGGATAAGATTAACCCCTCCCTACTCTAAACCCATTCATATCTCCCCAGAGGGAGGTGAATTTATTAAGTGAATAGGCCTGAAAATATTAACTGGCATTTTAAACTTGTAGGTTCTCTGAATCCCTGCAGATAGGCTGCTAGAATAGGGAAGGAGTGGTtctctggaaaaacaaatatatttctgaTGCTCACCTGGGTTTATGTTCATCTAAAGGACACCTTCTGAGCCAGTCTATGGTTTCCAGGCCAGAAAGGTGCATTAAACTCAGGCTTCAGCCTAAAAAGCAGACCTAGGAGGACTACTCTGGATGGCATGACCCTGGACACATCTGGGGCTAAGGTGGAGATAATGATTATTatcttaaagaaggaaaaaaaatatccgTGGCACAGTGAAGTGAACTTGTCCAAAATCACAGCAAGGCAAATGGCTGAGGAACACTCACGGACCTAACTCccaaatatatattctttccaCAACACAATGAAAAACAGGTCAGGACATCTTCTAAATAGACATTACCAAGGCTCTAGAAAAACTAAATAGCCTCCCCAAATTCAACATAGGATTCTGCAGCTCTGCACACAAGTTAACCGTgaaaaaagaattcttaggaAAATAGATCAGCTTTGCATTGTTTTTGAGTGGGTAGAAGACAAGACTCTGACGCCTCTGTTCAGCCAGGTTACAAATTTCTAACAAGGATGTCAAAAGGAAACCGGAACAGAGATTAGGGAATCTGAGGACTAAGCTCTCTGATCCCTAAGAGTGCCCTCAGCAAGAATATGAATGTTCTAGGGGGAGCTCAGCTTCCAGAGTAACATAGGGAGAGCCAACATAAGGATATATGAAAAGCTTCCCAATAGGAAGATGCCAAAACCAGACCACTGTCACCTACTCAGTACCCAACCAGGCAGCACTGAGGCATAGACTACATAACTTCAGAATCTGACATGAAAGAAGTAGCCCTAACAAGTGGGGAGAAAACAACTaggagggaggagacagacaaCAGGACAGCAGGAGTTCATATTTCTAGTTTTCCTGTGGAGTTCAAATGTGTGTGgtttcaaaacaaaaatccagaaagaaacaTGAGGTTAATGCATTTAttccaattaattaacacattaaaaataaaattaaacttgtCCAAGCCAACTCAAAAATTCtttaatcttttaaacaaaatgtacAACCCAAAACATCACACTATGGTGGAGATAATAACTTGGGaaagggagaggtagaggaaggAATACATATGGATTGTGGAACAGAGAATGAGTCCAATCCCAAAACAAGTTTCAGCTCTTCTATCTCTTCAGAACAGAAATGGCTGCTAAACAATATAACATAAAGTATTACTGGATCACAATACAATGAACAAAGgccatttcaaaaataaaagtgaccCAAAAAGCATATCTGCTCCTAGCATTCAGCCATGAATTAGCCTTACCGATTTGTCGTCTTCCAAAAGTGAAACCTGCTAGATTTTCTTCCACGTTTATTGAGGCCATTTCCAAACGGGTTTGTGAGTTAGCAGGACCCATCTCAAGCAAAGGCAACAGAATAAAGGAAGTATGGGATTGACATGGCACAAGGAAGTAAACAGTAAACAAAAGAGCTACTCACGCTGCATTTCAAACAATGTTAAGGCAGGCCCATCCAAATGGAAGCCTAAGAGATGAACAATCCTTCCTTCATTAGTAGTTTTCCATTTCAGCAGGCTTTCTGGTGTTTCTCCTAGAGATCCATCAGCTGCCCAGGAAATTGGGTAGGAATACAACACAGCAATTGGAGAAGTCAGCtttgtctccctcctcccccacattCCAGAAATGGCAGAGTCAAAGCCAAAATACAATCAAAGCACACTATGTGGTGAGCCAGACAGACATTTGATTTTAATGACAAAGagaaagtaaattagaaaaaaaaattaacagaaaatactttttttttttttttacagatatgtATAGAAGTTATGATTGATTTGTCTGGTATCTTacggaaaaagagggaaaaaaggaaaagaggtaaATTTTTTGGCTTCCACGAACATTTACTGTAAGATGCTGACGACATCGCTTAGTGTAGGTTCCAGATGAGATAGCCAACTAGTCCTGGATCATCTGGGCACCTGATTTCTAGAAGCCAATCTGATTCATCCATAAGTAGCTCTGGATGTGTATTCTTAGTCATGAATACATGATGCTGTGTGGTCCTGGGTGGCAGCAACTGGTGCTTCTTGTACAGGTATTTCCTGAGGGACCATATTGCCTCCAACTACTTGCTCCCTTGTAGGGGACCCTGAGGCCAGAGATTTTACCAAATTCAAAGGGTGGTCACTATCCTCGTCTACTTGAGGAATTGCTACCTGTGTAATGGATACTTTCGGTATTTCTAGCTGTAGTGGTCCCATCTCCAGGGAACTACACCCAGGAGGGTCACCTTGCTCAGAGAGAGGAGAACATAACTTCTCTTTTTGAACTCCAGATGTCCGAGTAACAAATTCAACAAGGTCTGGAAGGCAAGGAGATGGCCCGAGGCCAGCAGGGTTAATTGTTTCCGATTCCAATCTGAGTGAATCTTGTTTCTCTAATTGAGAAGTTTCTTCTACTTCCTCAGGCATCATTCCTCCTGCTAATAGGTCAAGTGCTTGGTGTGTTCCCTCTAGGCTCCCCAAACCAAGGTCAACATTTTCTATAGGAAGTCTACTTTTCAAAATGTTAGGAGTGATCCTTCCACTTCTGGGATTAGATGAGTTTTGTTCACCCTCTGCTTCAAAGTTAAGCACCAGGGTTTTGGGAGAATCTAATGGAAACTCAGAAAAGGATGGGATTGATTCCAAGTCAGTGAGAGTGGAGGGATTACATCCTACAGGTGACATAGAATTTTCTTCACATACGTTCTGAGACAGGGCAGTTGGAGATCTATGTGCTTGGTCTACTCGAGTGTTGCAGAAATCAACACTCATATCCCCCAGGTTCCCGAGGGCAGCAAGCTCTTCTACTTTTAAGTCTGTAACTTCAAAGTCTTCCAAGGCCTTGCTTTCTATTGTCACAGTTAATTCTGGATGGACATCTTGTAGCTCTAAGGCTTCTGCTTCTGGTTTCTCTGGGCTCTCCCAGGTCTCTGACTTCTTCTTATTCTCATCCCAAACAGCCAGTTCATAAATCATTTTACCCTGAACGTCTTTTGATCTTTCTCTCTTGAGTTTGAGGCTTCTGTAACTAGTTCTAGAAGCTGATTCTGGAGCTGAATTTTCTAGCCACTCTTCATTACCAGTTGAGACTCCTTGCTCCTCTGCACTATCTGTTAAACATGTATCTGATCTGGCTGGGGACTGGAGAAGCAATTCTGGGGCAGAAATTTTCACAGGTACATCTTGTGCATTCTGGAGTAGAGATCTAGCTTCTGAAGGAAATGagtctatttttgcctttgtggaaGAGAGAGCCTGTGCACTCAAGTCAATCACTACTTTACTTTGAGTTTCACTTCCTGTCATCAATTTCTTGGACTGTTCAGCCTTTTTGTCAGTCATCTGCAACTTGGgctgttctatttcttcctcccaTGCACATCTGTTCCCACTGTTCAATTTAGAATCCTCTATGCTATTGGGCTCAACACTGATACCTGTTCTCTCTCCTACAATCCCCTCAGAAAGCTTTGGTCTCTTTTCTTTTAGTTCAATATTTGCCTCTGCCATACTTTCCCCACAATCCTTTGATTTGTGGAGTTCTTGGTTTTCCTCATCCTGATTACCAGCTTCCATAAGGTGGGCTTCTACCAAATTCTGAGATTCCATGATATGACCATGTATATCTGACAGCAGAGGGTCTGGATCTACACCTGGTGGCCCTGGCTCTCCCAGGTCAAGTTCAATTTTTCCTCCTGGAGATATATCCCTATTAGCATCACTTTGTAAGGAGCTACAAGTCCACATGGCCGAAGTGTCTGTCTTTGGGGTAACAGTTTCATAAGGCCTGCTTTGGCACAACCTTGTCAGAGGCTGTAGGAAGCCATAGCTACTGCCTCTGCTTTTTGAGTCTGTGCATTCCACAACTGACCATTTCCCTAGAGACACCACAGTTTTTGCAATGGGCTTTTCAGGGTTGCTGACTAAAGGAGCAGACATCAAATTTCTATCTGGAGGCAACTCCTCTTGGGATGCACTGTTGTTCAACGTAGAAGTGGAAGAGGTGTCTGAACTTTCGACTCTAGAAAGAGTGCTATTTTCCCCATTGGCCAAAAGACCACCACTCAGCTTAGTCTCAGGGGCCCCCTTTCCACCACTACTGTAGAATATATCATATAGGTCCTTAGCATTGGCTGTAGCTAAGCATGAATTTcgcttttccaattttttggctTGTTCACTGAACACACTtgagaggggaggtggagggcgcACTAACACAGAGAAAAGGGTCTGGTCCCTGTCACTCTCACTCACCCCAGGAGCCGTCTCATCCGAAGGAATGACAGCTGGTTGTGCTGAGGCCATGATGGCTACTGGCAACACAGGATTCAAAATGTTAGGACCCAGGAAGCCAGGGCTGAGAGTGGGAGATACTGCTGGGTTTGATTTGACCGGCGCTAAGACAGCATTTGCTTGAGCAGGAGATGGGGAAGCTAGATGAGGTAtgactgggggtggtggagggggtggtggagggggcgGTGGAGGAGGTGGCAGCATTTGCTCAGGTATATGGGATGGCTCATTCTTTTCAGCCAGTACCATTTTTTCCTCTGGAGACCCTTTCAGAATCACCTCTTCCCCTCCAAATGCTTTGGAAATAATGTCGGGAGGCAAGAGGAGATCAGCTGAAGACTCTTTAACCACTGGCAGAGGCTTAGCAGTAGTTCCAGAAGACTTGATGGATAGAAAGGTGTTAAGAGGAGCTGGCTTGCTCACCGTGGCTGAACCAGACTTGCGGAGTACCGTGGATGGGATAGGCAGGTTGGGTCGGATCTTTGTCTGGGTTGAAGTTGTGACAACAGGCATCCAAGGGCTCGTATGTGCAACAACTGTCTTCCCAGAGAGCTTGATTTTTATGGGCTTTGCCTTCCCAGCCTCAGCTCTGCCATCCTCTTTGTCCTTACTGTTTTCTACAACCTCTTCCTTAGAAATACTTGGGGCCATTgaacttttttcctcctctttctctggcttcttccaGCTGAATTTCCCAAAAGAGGAAGATGGTGGTGATTCTTTCTTTACCTCTTCCTTTAACTGGAGTTTGATGCTagccttccttttattttcagtcttttcagGGGAGTTCCCACCCTCAGAGAGTTGGTCCTCTAATTCCTCAGAGACTTTGTCatcctcttttatttccttcatgacctttgcctttttttctttcttctcttcctttggttTCTCACTAAGTTTGCGCTTTAGCTCACTCTGCCGTCGCCGTTCTGTCTCTAGGACCACAGCCAAGCCAGCTTGGCGGTCCAGATTCCGCCGCTCCTCATACAATGGGTTTTCAACCACATATTTCTGGGAAGAGAAAAGATACAGGCTCAACAACTGGTCAAAatacaataagaaagaaaatcttggCCCTGTTTACTGTTAGAATTCAATTGGTAGAAACCCCTAACGTAGAGTCATCTTCAAAGATACAGATGGTTCTACCAGGTCAGCATCTTTTAATAGTATTGAAGACACCTTCCTAGtgattaaatggaatttaaagtaTGAGTGACTTTTTCTGACTCTGAAGTTGTTTGACAAAGTCAAAAGGATTACTATAGAAAGTGGAAAACTCTACAACTACTACAAAGACCAACCTTATATTTCTCATTGTGCTGGTGACCCTTCACATGTTGCTCTCCAGAGATTGGATCCCCCAAAAACTCCTCACAGAGCTGGCAGTAATATCCAGTGATGGGAATCAGAAACTCAGAACCTGAAAGCAGCAGAAGTCAAGAAAATAAGTCATTTCCACCCAGGTATAAGTAAAGGAAATCCCACTTCCCCTTTGCAATAAAAAAGTTAATGGTATATAGGACCTTACCCACACTGTCATTTAGATGAATCCAAATGGCATAGTCTTCTAATTTAAAGCTTGTACTTAGGACCTCTAGCCCTTCTCCCTCTTGGGAACACTAACTAGTTAATTCAGGAATTTCCTGTGCCAGACTCATTTCTGTTGTTGATACTCCTCAAACTCCAACTACCA
Protein-coding sequences here:
- the ZNF318 gene encoding zinc finger protein 318, with translation MYRSGARSSVSSHRPKESGGGGPRAGRSSGSSSGPARRASPPPSGSSSSRNPARRPRSPSGHRGRRASPSPPRGRRGSPSPPRGRRASPSPPRGRRVSPSPPRARRGSPSPPRGRRLFPPGSAGFRGSSRGESRADFSRDGRGDHPGDSGSRRRSPGLRSDSSLEQSLRITVGNDHFCVGIPERRRLSDRLGSPVDNLEDVDRDDLTDDSVFTRSSQCSRGLERYISREEGPLSPFLGQLDEDYRTRETFLHRSDYSPHISCHDELLRGTERNRDKLKGSYAIRPEERSREAKRPRYDDTEKIHSMGGDHTTFTSGTRNYRQRRRSPSPRFLDPEFRELDLARRKREEEEERSRSLSQELVGVDGGDTTCPIPGLSGVLTASEPGYSLHRPEEVSVMPKKSILKKRIEVDMEPSIQLESFSSSTSSSQDHPVYSGHPSLPLSGAIAAFASEIENKGTMVETTLKEPQGNLYQWGPLPGMPKDNSPLREKFGNFLCHKEKLNMKAEGPERHTDFLLPHERASQDGSGFSRILSMLADSTSTQEKRRRSFPDIEDEEKFLYGDEEEDLKAESPPKPLGGSDGEVLRQKASPLPSSAPAVKLESIEETNPEYAKIHDLLKTIGLDIGVAEISKLAARTQERLHGKKPSRSSADHRSSVDRHFSADRCSSVDHRFSADRHSSDSHRLESREAHHSNTHSPEVSHPHPVSPVDPYLLTKNSPPFLKSDQSVGHIAGPEVVGSGFQSSVAVRCMLPSAPSAPIRLPHPASLSQFHMPRASQFAAARIPPNYQGPAIPPASFDAYRHYMAYAASRWPMYPASQPSNHSLPEPHRVMPITKQATRSRPNLRVIPTVTPDEPKQEESVLGSIPTAQVPVQVSIPSLIRYNPEKISDEKNRASQKQKVIEEREKLKSDREARQKKMYYLRTELERLHKQQGEMLRKKRREKDGHKDPLLVEVSRLQDNIMKDIAELRQEAEEAEKKQSELDKVAQILGINILDKSQKSSHDSKETIEKPGKADKSKSPEKVSSSSNSSSNSKESKVNSENSHTKSPKPAESPQPAAKQSDQPIAAYEYYDAGNHWCKDCNTICGTMFDFFTHMHNKKHTQTLDPYNRPWASKTQSEAKQDAVKRTDKITVPAKGSEFLIPITGYYCQLCEEFLGDPISGEQHVKGHQHNEKYKKYVVENPLYEERRNLDRQAGLAVVLETERRRQSELKRKLSEKPKEEKKEKKAKVMKEIKEDDKVSEELEDQLSEGGNSPEKTENKRKASIKLQLKEEVKKESPPSSSFGKFSWKKPEKEEEKSSMAPSISKEEVVENSKDKEDGRAEAGKAKPIKIKLSGKTVVAHTSPWMPVVTTSTQTKIRPNLPIPSTVLRKSGSATVSKPAPLNTFLSIKSSGTTAKPLPVVKESSADLLLPPDIISKAFGGEEVILKGSPEEKMVLAEKNEPSHIPEQMLPPPPPPPPPPPPPPPVIPHLASPSPAQANAVLAPVKSNPAVSPTLSPGFLGPNILNPVLPVAIMASAQPAVIPSDETAPGVSESDRDQTLFSVLVRPPPPLSSVFSEQAKKLEKRNSCLATANAKDLYDIFYSSGGKGAPETKLSGGLLANGENSTLSRVESSDTSSTSTLNNSASQEELPPDRNLMSAPLVSNPEKPIAKTVVSLGKWSVVECTDSKSRGSSYGFLQPLTRLCQSRPYETVTPKTDTSAMWTCSSLQSDANRDISPGGKIELDLGEPGPPGVDPDPLLSDIHGHIMESQNLVEAHLMEAGNQDEENQELHKSKDCGESMAEANIELKEKRPKLSEGIVGERTGISVEPNSIEDSKLNSGNRCAWEEEIEQPKLQMTDKKAEQSKKLMTGSETQSKVVIDLSAQALSSTKAKIDSFPSEARSLLQNAQDVPVKISAPELLLQSPARSDTCLTDSAEEQGVSTGNEEWLENSAPESASRTSYRSLKLKRERSKDVQGKMIYELAVWDENKKKSETWESPEKPEAEALELQDVHPELTVTIESKALEDFEVTDLKVEELAALGNLGDMSVDFCNTRVDQAHRSPTALSQNVCEENSMSPVGCNPSTLTDLESIPSFSEFPLDSPKTLVLNFEAEGEQNSSNPRSGRITPNILKSRLPIENVDLGLGSLEGTHQALDLLAGGMMPEEVEETSQLEKQDSLRLESETINPAGLGPSPCLPDLVEFVTRTSGVQKEKLCSPLSEQGDPPGCSSLEMGPLQLEIPKVSITQVAIPQVDEDSDHPLNLVKSLASGSPTREQVVGGNMVPQEIPVQEAPVAATQDHTASCIHD